In Streptomyces chartreusis, the following proteins share a genomic window:
- a CDS encoding P-II family nitrogen regulator, with the protein MKLITAVVKPHRLDEIKEALQAFGVHGLTVTEASGYGRQRGHTEVYRGAEYTVDLVPKIRIEVLAEDDDAEQLIDVIVKAARTGKIGDGKVWSLPVETAVRVRTGERGPDAL; encoded by the coding sequence ATGAAGCTCATCACCGCCGTCGTCAAGCCCCACCGGCTCGACGAGATCAAGGAAGCCCTCCAGGCCTTCGGAGTCCACGGCCTGACGGTCACCGAGGCGAGCGGCTACGGTCGTCAGCGGGGTCACACCGAGGTCTACCGCGGTGCCGAGTACACCGTCGACCTGGTCCCGAAGATCCGTATCGAGGTCCTGGCCGAGGACGACGACGCCGAGCAGCTGATCGACGTCATCGTCAAGGCCGCCCGCACCGGCAAGATCGGTGACGGCAAGGTCTGGTCCCTGCCGGTCGAGACGGCCGTACGGGTGCGGACCGGCGAGCGCGGGCCCGACGCGCTCTGA
- a CDS encoding ammonium transporter: MASAAITLAADAPTLSSANTGFMLICSALVMLMTPGLAFFYGGMVRVKSTLNMLMMSFISLGIVTILWVLYGFSMAFGTDSGSIIGWNSDWVGLSNIGLTQLWDGYTIPIFVFLVFQLMFAIITPALISGALADRVKFTAWALFIALWATLVYFPVAHWVWGAGGWAFELGVIDFAGGTAVHINAGAAALGVILVIGKRVGFKKDPMRPHSLPLVMLGAGLLWFGWFGFNAGSWLGNDDGVGALMFVNTQVATAAAMLAWLIYEKIRHGAFTTLGAASGAVAGLVAITPSGGAVSPLGAIAVGAIAGLLCAMAVGLKYKLGYDDSLDVVGVHLVGGVVGSLLIGFFASGKGQSDVAGLFYGGGLTQFWKQCAGVFAVLAYSLIVSAILAFILDKTIGMRVSEDDEVAGIDQAEHAETAYDFSGAGGGAARTAAAPAPVAAAASKKVDA; encoded by the coding sequence ATGGCATCAGCCGCCATCACGCTTGCGGCGGACGCACCCACGCTGTCGTCCGCCAACACAGGCTTCATGCTCATCTGTTCCGCCCTGGTGATGCTCATGACCCCGGGCCTGGCCTTCTTCTACGGAGGCATGGTCCGCGTCAAGAGCACCCTGAACATGCTGATGATGAGTTTCATCAGCCTGGGGATAGTCACCATCCTGTGGGTGCTCTACGGCTTCTCCATGGCGTTCGGCACCGACTCCGGCAGCATCATCGGCTGGAACTCCGACTGGGTGGGCCTCAGCAACATCGGTCTCACGCAGCTGTGGGACGGCTACACCATCCCGATCTTCGTCTTCCTGGTCTTCCAGCTGATGTTCGCGATCATCACGCCGGCCCTGATCAGCGGTGCGCTCGCCGACCGCGTGAAGTTCACGGCGTGGGCGCTGTTCATCGCCCTGTGGGCCACGCTCGTCTACTTCCCGGTCGCGCACTGGGTGTGGGGCGCCGGCGGCTGGGCCTTCGAGCTCGGTGTGATCGACTTCGCCGGCGGTACGGCGGTCCACATCAACGCGGGTGCCGCGGCGCTCGGCGTGATCCTCGTCATCGGCAAGCGCGTCGGTTTCAAGAAGGACCCGATGCGCCCGCACAGCCTTCCGCTGGTCATGCTCGGCGCGGGCCTGCTGTGGTTCGGCTGGTTCGGCTTCAACGCCGGCTCGTGGCTCGGCAACGACGACGGCGTCGGCGCGCTGATGTTCGTCAACACGCAGGTCGCCACCGCCGCCGCCATGCTGGCCTGGCTCATCTACGAGAAGATCCGCCACGGCGCGTTCACCACGCTCGGTGCCGCCTCCGGCGCGGTCGCCGGTCTGGTCGCCATCACCCCGTCCGGCGGCGCGGTCTCCCCGCTCGGTGCCATCGCGGTCGGCGCCATCGCCGGTCTGCTGTGCGCCATGGCCGTGGGCCTGAAGTACAAGCTCGGCTACGACGACTCGCTCGACGTCGTCGGTGTCCACCTGGTCGGCGGTGTCGTCGGCTCCCTGCTGATCGGCTTCTTCGCCAGCGGCAAGGGCCAGTCCGACGTCGCGGGCCTCTTCTACGGCGGCGGCCTGACCCAGTTCTGGAAGCAGTGCGCCGGTGTCTTCGCGGTCCTGGCCTACTCGCTGATCGTCTCCGCGATCCTCGCCTTCATCCTCGACAAGACCATCGGCATGCGGGTCTCCGAGGACGACGAGGTCGCCGGCATCGACCAGGCCGAGCACGCCGAGACCGCATACGACTTCAGCGGCGCCGGCGGCGGTGCCGCCCGCACCGCCGCAGCCCCGGCCCCGGTCGCGGCAGCCGCGAGCAAGAAGGTGGACGCATGA